One region of Polynucleobacter sp. Adler-ghost genomic DNA includes:
- a CDS encoding metalloregulator ArsR/SmtB family transcription factor codes for MPISKAELKRMQSAADDACKLMKVLSNRDRMMLLCEIGQEEKCVGELETALDLHQPTLSQQLTVLRKEKLVKTRREGKQIYYSLSSEVAVAVMSLLYKYFCKK; via the coding sequence ATGCCCATCTCCAAAGCGGAGTTAAAGAGGATGCAGTCAGCCGCAGATGATGCTTGTAAGCTCATGAAGGTCTTATCCAACCGAGATCGCATGATGCTCTTATGTGAAATCGGGCAAGAAGAAAAATGTGTTGGTGAATTAGAAACAGCGCTGGATTTACATCAGCCCACTCTCTCGCAGCAACTTACCGTGTTGCGTAAAGAAAAGCTAGTTAAAACACGTAGAGAAGGAAAGCAAATTTATTACTCTCTATCTAGTGAAGTTGCTGTAGCAGTGATGAGTTTGCTCTACAAATATTTTTGCAAGAAGTAA
- a CDS encoding DUF2892 domain-containing protein codes for MKCNVGSIDRILRISVGIVLVTLAANGIVGWWGWLGLIPMTTGIFRFCPAYLLLGNHFCSK; via the coding sequence ATGAAATGTAACGTCGGTAGTATCGATCGTATTTTAAGAATCTCAGTAGGTATTGTGCTGGTTACACTTGCAGCTAACGGTATCGTAGGCTGGTGGGGTTGGCTCGGACTTATCCCTATGACTACTGGTATTTTCCGCTTCTGCCCAGCCTACCTATTACTGGGAAATCATTTTTGCTCTAAGTGA
- a CDS encoding FAD:protein FMN transferase, whose product MIRCKPLLGTFVEIRIEDQLPPLKALEEAFLAIEQVQSLMGFHNPDSELSQINARSHLESVRIHPWTAEVLRIAKEVYLQSQGLFNCGIGHHLVKSGLLPKHKKLKDYAFGGIEDLQFIKPLLVRSPLPLCLDLGGIAKGYAVDKAVDALIAKGIEVGSVNAGGDIRVFGNHSQDIQIRNPSRPHELIQIGSMAVGAIATSSLYFSNCNTSPKSFMVNPLNQEHVEFSESYSVVASRCVYADALTKVVSISRNTRHPCLSHFSAQAIRIPNTQSL is encoded by the coding sequence ATGATTCGCTGCAAGCCGCTCTTAGGCACCTTCGTAGAAATCAGAATTGAAGATCAATTGCCTCCATTAAAAGCGCTAGAGGAGGCTTTTTTAGCCATTGAACAAGTGCAATCTTTGATGGGTTTTCACAATCCTGACAGCGAGCTTTCTCAGATCAATGCTAGATCCCATTTGGAGTCCGTTCGGATTCATCCCTGGACTGCTGAAGTTCTTAGGATTGCAAAAGAGGTTTACCTTCAATCCCAAGGGCTATTTAATTGTGGAATTGGTCATCACCTAGTGAAGTCGGGTCTACTCCCCAAGCATAAGAAACTCAAGGATTACGCATTTGGAGGCATTGAAGATCTTCAATTTATTAAACCCTTATTGGTTCGATCGCCATTACCGCTTTGCCTCGATCTTGGCGGCATTGCCAAAGGCTACGCAGTAGATAAAGCTGTTGACGCTTTAATTGCTAAGGGTATTGAAGTTGGATCAGTCAACGCGGGTGGCGATATCCGCGTATTCGGAAATCATTCCCAAGATATTCAAATCCGTAATCCATCAAGACCGCATGAGCTCATTCAGATTGGCAGCATGGCAGTAGGTGCGATTGCCACTAGCAGTCTCTACTTTTCCAACTGCAATACCAGCCCAAAGAGTTTTATGGTAAACCCTCTCAATCAAGAACATGTTGAGTTTTCAGAGTCTTACTCGGTAGTAGCTAGTAGATGTGTTTACGCAGATGCCTTAACCAAGGTAGTGAGTATTTCTAGGAATACTCGCCATCCCTGCTTGAGCCATTTTTCTGCCCAGGCAATCAGAATCCCCAACACCCAATCCCTATGA
- a CDS encoding FMN-binding protein: protein MNWKPNPLFIIGLAAVTAPIIAQAKIYVSVEQAQKILIPNKSLVKNPIIITDDLQDKMRSASSIRHPFQGDRIWRAADGSWFIVDEVVGKHEMITYAVSLNPSGAVTGIEILEYVESYGYEVAEANWRKQFVGKTAADPIKLNQDIQNIGGATLSCKHLTDGVKRVAVLYEVALKNQTVSLKAK from the coding sequence ATGAACTGGAAACCCAACCCCCTATTCATCATTGGTCTAGCTGCAGTTACTGCACCAATCATTGCGCAGGCCAAGATTTATGTATCCGTTGAACAAGCTCAGAAGATACTGATACCTAATAAATCGCTTGTTAAAAATCCCATCATCATTACCGATGATCTACAAGACAAAATGCGCTCAGCTTCGAGTATTCGTCATCCTTTTCAAGGGGATCGAATTTGGAGAGCGGCTGATGGAAGTTGGTTCATCGTAGATGAGGTAGTTGGTAAGCATGAAATGATTACTTACGCCGTATCACTTAATCCATCGGGCGCAGTAACTGGAATTGAAATTCTAGAATACGTTGAATCCTATGGATACGAAGTGGCAGAAGCTAACTGGCGAAAACAGTTTGTCGGAAAGACAGCTGCAGACCCCATCAAGCTCAATCAAGATATTCAGAATATTGGTGGTGCAACGCTCTCCTGTAAACATCTTACGGACGGCGTCAAGCGGGTTGCAGTCTTATATGAGGTGGCCTTAAAAAATCAAACCGTAAGCCTAAAAGCAAAATGA
- a CDS encoding DUF6662 family protein — protein MTIKRLVAFSILLATALHFSFANAGEGAFGWIYTLDLQPKGKLEFEQRLQLNKQQAAGTYDAWTARTELEYGLTNDLQIAGYINSYYTSANQNYTNPEACGDSASCTGGYGVPSSHDPATPYRKSGIEGGSLEAIYRLTNPVTSPVGVGLYLEPTIGRNKNEIEARLLLQSNFIDDRLVLAGNVVVANERLKFIENGNVPESMLDFLVGASYRFAPKWSAGVEARFHNDYSELNLRNQVQRATFVGPNMHYAAKDWWVTGAWRYQLKGGTCMGGGEAECSNARVWDSHSVNEFIVKVGFPLN, from the coding sequence ATGACTATCAAAAGACTTGTTGCCTTTAGCATCCTATTAGCCACAGCCCTGCACTTCTCATTCGCAAATGCGGGTGAAGGTGCATTCGGGTGGATTTACACCCTCGATCTCCAGCCCAAAGGAAAACTCGAGTTTGAGCAGCGCTTACAACTCAATAAACAACAAGCTGCCGGTACCTACGATGCCTGGACAGCTAGAACCGAGCTGGAATATGGCCTTACCAATGATTTGCAAATTGCCGGCTATATCAACTCCTACTACACCAGTGCAAATCAGAATTACACCAATCCAGAAGCCTGCGGTGATAGTGCAAGCTGTACAGGTGGGTATGGGGTGCCATCCAGCCATGATCCAGCCACTCCCTACAGAAAAAGCGGTATTGAAGGCGGGTCACTAGAGGCTATTTATCGGCTGACCAATCCAGTGACATCACCCGTTGGAGTGGGTCTGTACTTAGAGCCAACGATTGGTAGAAATAAAAATGAGATTGAGGCACGCTTACTTTTGCAATCGAATTTCATTGACGATCGATTGGTCTTGGCGGGTAACGTAGTTGTAGCAAATGAACGCTTGAAGTTTATTGAAAATGGCAACGTACCAGAATCGATGCTCGACTTCCTTGTGGGCGCTAGCTATCGGTTTGCCCCTAAATGGTCTGCTGGCGTTGAGGCGCGTTTCCATAATGACTACTCAGAATTAAATTTACGCAATCAAGTCCAACGTGCAACTTTTGTGGGACCCAATATGCACTATGCCGCAAAAGACTGGTGGGTCACTGGCGCTTGGCGCTATCAACTCAAGGGTGGCACTTGCATGGGTGGCGGGGAAGCCGAGTGCTCCAATGCTCGCGTTTGGGATAGCCATTCAGTAAATGAATTTATTGTCAAAGTTGGTTTTCCTTTGAACTAA
- a CDS encoding DUF3820 family protein → MDSEALVKLVTMKMPFGKHAGRALAELPGNYLAWFAREGFPQGELGQLLELMHTLDHNGLRGLLAPIQRAHGIASRNPEQ, encoded by the coding sequence ATGGATTCAGAAGCCCTGGTGAAGCTAGTCACAATGAAGATGCCTTTCGGCAAGCATGCCGGCCGTGCGCTTGCAGAATTGCCTGGTAATTATTTAGCCTGGTTTGCTCGGGAGGGATTTCCTCAGGGTGAGCTGGGGCAGTTACTGGAATTAATGCACACCCTAGACCACAATGGCTTACGCGGATTATTGGCCCCTATCCAACGGGCCCATGGAATTGCTTCCCGTAATCCTGAGCAATAA
- a CDS encoding DNA/RNA non-specific endonuclease, giving the protein MKFLVKTLLLISLLLPLSASALFEQCQDLFPSQQIPSTAQVGRDLCFDDFAIYYSPLDKKPIYAVEKLNGEQLQAPHPRRTNQFYEEARLPVHERALLSDYRGSGYDRGHNVPAGDMTSERGMAQSFSLANMMPQARQNNQGIWAKRVEEPTRMYIKRAQGDVYVFTGSVGYAGSIGKGKVTIPSYLYKLIYDPAKKLAWAHWVENTDDAQMGPPISYTELIQKTGIDFHLPIELGASQSSKPAEKSSSGPRPMVGGWYPVFFDQYSPEKLAALAKNIKAGKIASVEIQYDRNLELAQKLALEIQMQSALQATLSHNSPPDSPNVSYERNRVIVIVRSK; this is encoded by the coding sequence ATGAAATTCTTGGTTAAAACCCTCTTATTAATCTCGCTTTTACTGCCCCTGAGTGCGTCTGCCCTCTTTGAGCAATGCCAAGATCTATTCCCATCCCAACAAATACCAAGCACTGCTCAGGTGGGTCGGGACCTCTGTTTTGATGATTTTGCGATCTATTACTCGCCTCTAGACAAAAAACCCATCTATGCCGTTGAAAAGTTAAATGGCGAGCAACTCCAGGCGCCACATCCTCGCCGTACCAATCAGTTCTACGAAGAGGCCAGACTCCCAGTACATGAACGCGCCCTACTGTCAGACTATCGCGGCAGCGGATATGACCGGGGTCACAACGTACCAGCTGGGGACATGACAAGTGAACGGGGAATGGCGCAATCATTCTCCCTGGCAAATATGATGCCGCAAGCACGGCAAAACAATCAGGGCATCTGGGCCAAACGGGTTGAAGAGCCTACGAGAATGTACATCAAGCGCGCACAAGGTGATGTCTATGTCTTTACTGGATCAGTAGGTTATGCTGGAAGTATTGGTAAGGGCAAAGTCACGATTCCAAGTTATCTCTACAAACTGATCTACGATCCCGCCAAAAAATTAGCCTGGGCGCATTGGGTCGAAAACACAGATGACGCGCAAATGGGTCCACCGATCTCGTATACCGAACTGATCCAGAAGACCGGCATCGACTTTCATCTACCGATTGAGCTTGGCGCAAGCCAGTCTAGTAAACCAGCTGAAAAGAGTAGTTCGGGACCTAGACCGATGGTGGGCGGCTGGTATCCCGTCTTTTTCGATCAGTATTCTCCTGAAAAGCTTGCGGCACTGGCCAAGAACATCAAAGCAGGAAAGATTGCCAGCGTAGAGATTCAGTACGACCGTAATCTAGAGTTGGCTCAAAAGCTGGCGCTAGAAATTCAGATGCAAAGTGCATTGCAGGCAACTCTCTCCCATAACAGTCCGCCAGATTCACCCAATGTAAGCTATGAACGTAATCGCGTCATAGTAATAGTGCGCTCTAAATAA
- a CDS encoding transglycosylase SLT domain-containing protein has translation MQLAQPASAHAKDLLAHALSPVYRVMNGLLIVTVFMIVGLWLSGNGTQAGAFDLARILVPDEARHIVWQNGFSMLDQYQEAASKASADEEIANVLYGNASAIPGAGLMGAKQQTVALLMPSVAHTQVKPISHLADRIPTSKIDPQALDSKLMVSIQNQRAVADFFEKKYKLDRAKIEEYISNTVLIAKEVKIDPVLLLAVISVESNFNPLIKSHAGAEGLMQVMTTIHKDKYALYGGATDAVKPEVNIRVGAYILKYLIATSGSLRNGLKYYVGAANAESDGGYTDKVMAERNRLISLCQPVAPNKLTLSGKDLRS, from the coding sequence ATGCAACTAGCGCAGCCAGCATCGGCTCACGCTAAGGATTTGTTGGCTCACGCACTATCCCCCGTCTATCGGGTCATGAATGGTCTATTGATTGTGACTGTTTTCATGATTGTCGGACTCTGGCTCTCGGGTAACGGAACCCAAGCAGGTGCATTCGATTTGGCTCGAATCCTGGTTCCAGACGAAGCGCGCCATATAGTTTGGCAAAATGGTTTCAGCATGCTCGATCAGTATCAAGAAGCTGCTTCTAAGGCGTCTGCGGATGAAGAAATCGCCAATGTGCTTTACGGAAATGCATCGGCTATCCCGGGCGCTGGTTTGATGGGTGCTAAGCAGCAAACAGTTGCCCTCTTGATGCCCTCCGTGGCGCACACCCAGGTAAAACCGATCTCCCATTTGGCTGATCGCATTCCCACTTCAAAAATTGATCCTCAGGCATTAGATTCAAAGCTGATGGTCTCGATTCAAAACCAACGCGCAGTAGCTGACTTCTTTGAGAAGAAGTACAAATTAGATCGTGCCAAGATTGAGGAATACATCTCTAATACTGTGTTGATTGCAAAAGAAGTCAAAATCGATCCAGTGTTATTGCTCGCCGTGATTTCGGTGGAGTCCAACTTCAACCCGCTCATTAAAAGTCATGCTGGTGCCGAAGGTCTAATGCAGGTGATGACTACCATCCACAAAGATAAATATGCTCTGTATGGTGGCGCAACCGATGCGGTCAAGCCTGAAGTCAATATTCGGGTAGGCGCTTACATTTTGAAGTATTTGATTGCCACTAGCGGTTCATTACGTAATGGCTTGAAATACTATGTTGGTGCTGCAAATGCAGAGAGCGATGGTGGTTATACCGACAAGGTGATGGCTGAAAGAAATCGTTTGATTAGTTTGTGTCAGCCAGTAGCACCTAACAAACTTACTTTGAGCGGTAAAGATTTACGCTCATAA
- a CDS encoding FKBP-type peptidyl-prolyl cis-trans isomerase: MSELQKIDTVVGDGKEATAGNHVDVHYTGWLFDEQAPEHKGQKFDSSLDRGQLFSFPLGAGHVIKGWDEGVQGMKIGGKRTLIIPSEMGYGPRGAGGVIPPNATLVFDVELHGVN; this comes from the coding sequence GTGAGCGAACTCCAAAAAATAGATACCGTTGTGGGCGATGGTAAAGAAGCGACTGCAGGCAATCATGTAGACGTGCATTACACCGGATGGTTGTTTGATGAACAGGCGCCTGAGCACAAAGGCCAGAAGTTTGATAGCTCACTCGATCGCGGCCAATTATTTAGCTTTCCTTTGGGTGCTGGCCATGTCATTAAAGGCTGGGATGAGGGCGTGCAAGGCATGAAAATTGGTGGCAAGCGCACCTTAATCATTCCATCTGAGATGGGTTATGGTCCACGTGGCGCCGGCGGCGTGATTCCACCCAATGCAACACTGGTATTTGATGTGGAACTACATGGCGTAAATTAA
- a CDS encoding DUF6352 family protein: MTNFWSHSAYKTLTVGSDKQLLVTDDFLRTYLLRPELNLVPESCDVERVLHQRLNANPRAVISDEEIAGMADPDIQVNYQVWLRYRAKLLAASSLENFYMSLFKGDGVDVPPLFISQLAQIFIRHILGEDCHPLDARMGELFFRTQKITVLEDGVVMGADDEVVTRNAQAGETGNILDLLKSKSMSMRSIDLDVLHEENAELYWGKSEDYDFAVQLNFGQPPINHFCRVLEKWVQHFLGAQVRITPMQQISDPKWSWHVGLDAAATDILNKLYNKETVDTDELEKVICLFRLDFIDEAAVTQSQAGKPVYMGIAMNDDKQLKLKPQNLLFNLPLAKVS; this comes from the coding sequence ATGACAAACTTCTGGTCTCATTCTGCGTACAAAACCCTTACGGTTGGGTCAGATAAGCAATTGCTGGTAACCGATGATTTTCTGCGTACTTATTTATTGCGCCCCGAGTTAAACCTCGTTCCCGAATCCTGTGATGTTGAGCGAGTCCTGCATCAGCGCCTAAATGCAAACCCCCGCGCGGTGATTTCCGATGAGGAAATTGCTGGCATGGCAGATCCCGATATTCAGGTGAACTACCAAGTGTGGCTGAGGTATCGAGCCAAGCTATTGGCCGCCAGTTCTTTAGAAAACTTTTACATGAGCTTGTTTAAGGGTGATGGCGTAGATGTACCGCCTCTATTTATATCTCAACTAGCGCAAATATTTATTCGGCATATTTTGGGTGAGGATTGCCATCCTTTAGATGCACGTATGGGTGAGCTCTTCTTTCGGACTCAAAAGATCACTGTGTTGGAGGACGGTGTGGTGATGGGTGCGGATGATGAGGTGGTGACTCGTAATGCGCAGGCAGGTGAGACTGGCAACATCCTGGATTTGCTCAAGAGCAAGTCGATGTCTATGCGCTCGATCGACTTAGATGTATTACATGAGGAAAACGCTGAGCTCTATTGGGGTAAGAGTGAAGATTATGACTTTGCAGTGCAGTTGAACTTCGGTCAACCGCCTATTAATCATTTTTGCCGTGTCCTCGAAAAATGGGTGCAGCACTTCTTAGGTGCCCAGGTACGCATTACTCCAATGCAGCAAATCTCAGATCCAAAATGGTCTTGGCATGTTGGTCTAGATGCTGCTGCGACGGATATTCTGAATAAGCTTTACAACAAAGAGACAGTCGATACTGACGAACTGGAGAAGGTGATTTGCTTATTCCGTTTGGACTTTATTGATGAGGCAGCCGTTACCCAATCTCAGGCTGGAAAGCCGGTATATATGGGTATAGCAATGAATGATGACAAACAGCTCAAACTCAAACCGCAAAACTTACTCTTCAATCTCCCTTTAGCAAAAGTTTCTTAG
- a CDS encoding MFS transporter, with protein MMNKHPLLNKNLVLLILCQGLFLTNNVTFIAINGLVGLSLSPVAWMATLPVMGYVVGGAFSTSIVAKTQNYFGRKISFQLGLLVAVFSALLCAYAAVSKNFWLLVLGTFIAGYYSANGQLYRFAAAELTAVSQRDKAVSWVLAGGILGAVIGPNLASWTKDYFDTAFLGAYLTLSIAGLIGVIVMQFIHFPEEFKTQHSLSAGRSLKIILQQPVFMVAVIGASLGYGVMNLLMAATPLAMQICGLPFSDTAMVLEWHVIGMFAPGFFTGSLIQRFGALKIMGVGVLLNLLCIAIALTGVDFHQFLIALFLLGVGWNFLFTGSTSLAMTAYRPEERDKAQAAINFFVFGTMAFTSFGSGALITSQGWNILNLGSLLPVAVTAGALLWLSANRKQANASP; from the coding sequence ATGATGAACAAGCACCCCCTACTCAACAAAAACCTCGTACTGTTGATTCTCTGCCAGGGCTTGTTTTTGACCAACAATGTGACCTTTATTGCTATTAATGGCCTAGTTGGGCTCAGCCTAAGCCCAGTGGCCTGGATGGCTACCTTACCCGTGATGGGCTACGTTGTGGGGGGCGCTTTCTCCACTTCAATCGTAGCCAAAACCCAAAATTACTTTGGCCGCAAGATATCTTTTCAGCTAGGTCTTCTGGTAGCGGTATTTTCAGCCCTTTTGTGTGCCTACGCCGCCGTTTCCAAAAACTTCTGGCTGCTAGTCCTCGGCACCTTTATTGCAGGCTATTACAGCGCCAATGGTCAGCTCTATCGATTTGCCGCTGCTGAGTTAACTGCGGTCAGCCAGAGAGATAAAGCAGTTTCCTGGGTGCTAGCTGGCGGAATCCTTGGCGCCGTCATTGGGCCCAACCTCGCATCCTGGACCAAAGATTACTTTGACACTGCTTTTTTGGGGGCCTACCTCACCCTCTCGATAGCGGGCTTGATTGGCGTCATCGTGATGCAATTTATCCATTTTCCAGAAGAATTCAAGACGCAGCATTCGCTTTCTGCTGGAAGAAGCCTCAAAATCATCCTGCAGCAACCAGTCTTTATGGTTGCGGTGATTGGCGCCTCTTTGGGTTACGGCGTGATGAACCTACTCATGGCGGCTACCCCACTTGCCATGCAAATTTGTGGGCTCCCATTTTCTGATACAGCCATGGTTTTAGAGTGGCATGTGATTGGCATGTTCGCGCCCGGTTTTTTTACTGGCTCACTCATTCAGCGCTTTGGTGCACTCAAAATTATGGGTGTTGGGGTCCTCCTCAATCTCCTGTGCATTGCAATCGCACTCACTGGTGTCGACTTCCACCAATTTTTAATTGCCTTATTTTTGCTGGGTGTTGGCTGGAACTTTTTATTTACCGGATCCACATCGTTAGCGATGACTGCATACCGACCTGAGGAGCGTGACAAAGCTCAAGCAGCCATTAACTTCTTTGTGTTTGGCACAATGGCCTTTACTTCATTTGGCTCTGGAGCCCTCATTACCTCGCAGGGCTGGAATATCCTCAATCTAGGATCGCTGCTTCCCGTTGCCGTCACTGCTGGCGCTTTACTTTGGCTTAGCGCCAATCGAAAGCAGGCTAATGCCTCCCCCTAG
- a CDS encoding NADP-dependent isocitrate dehydrogenase: MASETSKIIYTLTDEAPLLATCAFLPIIRTFTAPAGVQVVESDISVAARILSEFSDCLTDEQKVPDNLAELGRMTLLPDTNIIKLPNISASVPQLLAAIKELQAKGYKLPDFPDDPKNDAEKAIRTRYSKCLGSAVNPVLREGNSDRRAPNAVKRYARKNPHSMGEWSQASRTHVSHMHGGDFYAGEKSMTMTKACDVKMDLVTKSGKTIVLKPKVSLLAGEIIDSMYMSKKALCEFYEKEIEDAYKTGMMLSLHVKATMMKVSHPIVFGHAVKIFYKDAFEKHGKLFEELGVNPNNGMSSLYEKIKTLPESKREEIIQDLHACHEHRPALAMVDSAKGITNLHSPSDVIVDASMPAMIRVGGKMWGADGRLHDTKAVIPESTFARIYQEIINFCKTHGNFDPKTMGTVPNVGLMAQQAEEYGSHDKTFEITEAGVARIVADDGTVLLEQNVEEGDIWRMCQVKDAPIRDWVKLAVNRARLSHTPAVFWLDEYRPHEAELIKKVQTYLKEHDLTGVDIQIMSQTRAMRYTLERIIRGKDTISVTGNILRDYLTDLFPIMELGTSAKMLSIVPLMAGGGLFETGAGGSAPKHVQQLVEENHLRWDSLGEFLALAVSLEDIGDKTGNAKVKILARTLDEATGSLLDNNKSPSPRTGELDNRGSQFYLAMYWAQALAAQTEDKELQAHFAPIAKALTENEQKIVAEFKAVQGKPADIGGYYMPDHDKFVAVMCPSTTLNSILKTASAA, encoded by the coding sequence ATGGCTTCAGAGACATCAAAGATCATTTACACGCTGACAGATGAAGCGCCTTTATTGGCGACCTGTGCATTCTTACCAATCATTCGTACTTTTACGGCTCCAGCTGGAGTTCAGGTTGTAGAAAGCGATATTTCTGTTGCGGCACGTATCTTGTCAGAGTTCTCTGATTGTTTAACGGATGAGCAAAAAGTTCCCGATAATTTGGCTGAGCTTGGTCGTATGACCTTATTGCCTGATACCAACATCATTAAGTTGCCTAATATCAGTGCATCAGTTCCACAACTGCTCGCCGCTATCAAAGAGTTGCAAGCTAAGGGTTACAAACTTCCTGATTTTCCAGATGATCCTAAAAATGATGCTGAAAAAGCAATTCGTACGCGTTACTCCAAATGTTTGGGTAGCGCCGTAAACCCAGTATTGCGCGAGGGCAACTCTGATCGCCGCGCACCAAATGCCGTTAAGCGCTATGCCCGTAAGAACCCGCACTCGATGGGTGAGTGGAGTCAAGCCTCCCGTACGCACGTATCGCATATGCATGGTGGTGATTTCTACGCAGGTGAGAAGTCAATGACGATGACTAAAGCATGTGATGTGAAGATGGATTTAGTTACGAAGAGTGGCAAGACGATTGTTCTCAAGCCAAAAGTAAGTTTGCTTGCAGGTGAAATTATTGACAGCATGTACATGAGTAAAAAAGCACTCTGCGAGTTCTATGAAAAAGAAATTGAAGATGCTTACAAGACTGGCATGATGTTGTCCTTGCACGTCAAGGCCACCATGATGAAGGTGTCACACCCAATCGTGTTCGGTCACGCTGTCAAGATTTTCTACAAAGATGCATTTGAAAAACATGGCAAGTTGTTTGAAGAGTTGGGTGTAAATCCAAACAACGGTATGAGTAGCTTATACGAAAAAATCAAGACTTTGCCAGAATCTAAACGTGAAGAAATCATTCAGGACTTACATGCTTGCCATGAGCACCGTCCAGCGTTGGCAATGGTGGACTCTGCCAAAGGCATTACTAATCTTCATTCACCAAGTGATGTGATCGTAGATGCATCGATGCCAGCAATGATTCGTGTGGGTGGCAAGATGTGGGGTGCTGATGGTCGTTTACATGACACTAAAGCAGTCATCCCAGAAAGTACCTTTGCTCGCATCTATCAAGAGATCATTAACTTCTGTAAGACGCACGGTAACTTTGATCCAAAAACGATGGGCACAGTACCCAATGTGGGCTTGATGGCTCAGCAGGCGGAAGAGTACGGTTCACATGACAAGACCTTTGAAATCACTGAGGCAGGTGTAGCTCGCATTGTTGCGGATGACGGCACAGTCTTGCTGGAGCAGAATGTGGAAGAGGGCGATATCTGGCGTATGTGCCAAGTAAAAGATGCGCCGATTCGTGACTGGGTGAAGTTAGCAGTAAACCGCGCACGCTTGTCGCATACTCCAGCCGTATTCTGGCTAGACGAGTATCGTCCACATGAAGCCGAGTTGATCAAGAAGGTGCAAACCTATCTGAAAGAGCACGACTTAACTGGCGTTGATATTCAGATCATGTCGCAGACTCGCGCAATGCGCTACACCTTAGAGCGCATCATTCGCGGTAAGGATACGATCTCTGTGACCGGCAATATCTTGCGTGATTACCTCACTGACTTGTTCCCGATTATGGAGCTCGGTACCAGCGCCAAGATGTTATCTATCGTGCCTTTGATGGCTGGTGGCGGCCTCTTTGAGACTGGTGCGGGTGGTTCTGCTCCTAAGCACGTTCAACAGTTGGTCGAAGAAAATCATTTGCGTTGGGATTCCTTGGGCGAGTTTTTGGCCTTAGCAGTTTCTCTAGAAGATATTGGTGATAAGACTGGTAACGCCAAAGTCAAAATCTTGGCTCGCACTTTAGATGAAGCTACCGGCTCATTGTTAGATAACAATAAGTCACCATCACCACGCACAGGTGAGTTAGATAATCGCGGTAGCCAGTTTTACTTGGCGATGTACTGGGCTCAAGCTTTAGCTGCGCAAACCGAAGATAAAGAATTGCAGGCTCACTTTGCTCCGATTGCAAAAGCGTTGACTGAGAACGAGCAAAAGATTGTTGCCGAGTTTAAGGCGGTACAAGGAAAGCCTGCGGATATTGGTGGCTACTACATGCCTGATCACGACAAGTTCGTAGCTGTGATGTGTCCAAGCACTACCTTGAATAGCATCTTAAAAACGGCATCAGCCGCTTAA